The Entelurus aequoreus isolate RoL-2023_Sb linkage group LG04, RoL_Eaeq_v1.1, whole genome shotgun sequence nucleotide sequence gtttgtatatgaatgaggtagatctccTCCACTGGGTCAATTGAaaggtagctcgcctgcagaaaaagtgtgtttATCGTCAGGCAAAATTCCATAAATACcacatttttttggtttgttgtatgttgaagaggttcatttaggctactaatgtgtatttataaatggttgatttatacaggctagtaaggtaaagttttgtacctggcaagtttcggctatcttgcttctgacgcacaccaggggacaccgccatggaacaatccatataacacgtcacagatgacgtcacactaacatcacgtgacacctctgaggaaggctgtgTCACGCccattttcttcccatcacaaaaaccttcctaagccccatttacttccggggtcatttccgcttcctcctacgtcattgacagcgatcgatagcacttcgtttgactctttttttttataatacagcgttaacaaaacgtctgaattatcaacaataatgttgatttaaagtacagacatttaacaatatatattaattaatattactgaaatgtttcaacaataatgttgatttaaagtacagacatttaacattatatattaattaatattagtgaaatggtttcaacaataatgttgatttaaagtagtacagacatttaacagctggtgtttgacataagtcccctgggacagataaagacgaatatcatccagtgacaccaccattttcaggagatttggatttatcgatcgctggcaatgacgtaagaggaaatgacgtaagtaagaggaactgacgttaGCGGAAattaccccggaagtaaatgggggttagtaaggtttttgtgatgggaagaaaattggcgtgacagctgtcgaagcaagatagccgaaacttgtcaggtacagaACTTTACCTTAATAGcctataaatcaaccatttataaaaaaaaaaatgtttggtttgGCTCAACTTTCAATTATATTTGACGTTCCTTTCAATGTCTGCAGTGCTTTTCTGTTCTGATGCCTGAAACTTTCAGTCTCCTGTTTGCAACTAGCGCCCCCCCGCGGATGAAAAAGAGCGTTACCAGAAACACTTGAATGACATTCCAACAAACTTCTGGGTgtctctttgttttgttttttgttttttaagtgtACTTCTCGTGGAAGCCACACTTTATGCTTCATTCCTTATCATTCCACTTTGTATTTGGTTTCCCCCACAAACTTTAAAAAGTGAGGAAAATAGTTCAGTGAAAGAGGAGACAATGAAAAAAGTTTCCActgaggagtgtgtgtgtgtgtttgcgtgtgtgtgtgttccaaagAGGGGAAGGCCTCTGTGCTCTCTCCCCGCCCACGCGTGGAGTGAGGCGGGGAGAGAGGGAGTCAGAGCCGGGAAGAGAGCGGGGAAAGTAGTTTAGTTTTTCCGGCCTGGTTTTCGCGTAAAAGTCTGCGCGTCATGATCGCGTCCAAACTGCCCGTCGCTCGCCTCTTCACGCGGATACGCTCCCCACGGAACGGGACGGCCTCGTCTTAACGAGCCATGGACACTGAGCGGTGAGGAGGGGGACAAGTTGCCAAAGTTTTCCCCGGACAATGGAGTCCAGACAGAGAAGGAGCCATCTGTCGCGGCTGTGCGTCTTGGCGGCCTGCCTCTCCTGCGCCTGCGCCCAGCTCAGCTACTCCGTGTCGGAGGAGCTCAGTCCGGGCTCCATCGTGGGCAACATCGCCGCGGACCTGGGCCTGAGCGCGCAGGGCATCGTCCGCAGGGGGCTGCGGGTGGTCTCCGACTCCGGCACGGACTACTTCGAGGTGAGGCCGTCTAGCGGGGATTTGGTGATCAAGCGGCGGATTGACAGGGAGCAGATGTGCGAGTTGAGCGCGTCCTGCTCGCTCCACCTCCAGATCCTCCTCTCGGATCCTCTGGAGAGCCAAAGCGTGGCGGTGGACATCGTGGACGTGAACGACAACGCGCCGCGCTTCTCCACCAGcagcgtgtctttggaggtgtccGAGGCCGCCGCGCAGGGCACCAGGTTCCGCCTGGAGAGCGCGCACGACCCGGACGTGGGGGCCAACTCGTTACGCACGTACCACCTCGCCGCCAACGACTTTTTTATACTGAATGTAGAGGCGAAAAGTGACGGCAGCAAGTTTCCAGAGCTTGTGGTGGACAAACCTCTAGACCGGGAGGCGCAGGCCTCCTTTGAGCTGCTCCTCACGGCTGTGGATGGAGGACAGCCGGAGAAATCCGGCTCCACCCTCCTCATCATTAAAGTCTTGGATGTAAACGACAACGCGCCCATCTTTGATGAGCCTGTCAAGAAGGTCAGCCTGTTAGAGAACGTGGCGCTTGGCACTTTGGTGACAAAACTCAACGCCACCGACACAGACTCCGGTCGCAACGGGGAAATATCATTCATGTTTAGTAAATACACGCCTGAGCGCGTCCTGAAACTCTTCACGGTGGATGCTAAGAGCGGGGAGATTCGGGTGGACGGCGAGGTGGACTACGAGAAAGCCGCGGCGTATCACATCACCGTGCAGGCCAGAGACGGGGGCGCCCCGGCCATGGAGGGCTCCTGCAACGTCGTCATCGACATCACGGACGTCAACGACAACGCGCCGGAGGTCACGCTGACGTCGCTGACGAGCCCCATCAGAGAGGACTCCGCCCCGGAGACGGTGATAGCGCTCATCAGCGCTCGGGACCTGGACTCTGGCAAGAACGGGGAGGTTAGCCTGACCATCCCGCCAGGCCTGCCCTTCAAACTCAACTCGGCCTTCGCCATGCACTACAGCCTCACCACGGCGGCCGCCCTGGACCGTGAGACGGCGTCCGAGTACACCGTGGTCATCAAGGCCACCGACGGCGGCTCTCCCCCCTTGGCGTCACAAACCACCTTCGTGGTGAAGCTCTCAGACGTCAACGACAACGCCCCCACCTTCTCCCAATCCTCCTACTCTGTGGACATCCCTGAGAACAACGCCCCGAGTTCCCCCTTCACCTCCGTCTCAGCCACCGACCCAGACCTGGGGGACAACGCCCGCATCACCTACTCCATCCTGCCCGGCATGGTGCAGGGCTCACCTATTTCATCGTACGTCTACATCAACGCGGAGAGCGGCCACATCTACAGCATGCGCTCCCTGGACCATGAGCAGCTGAAGGCTTTCCGCATAGAAGTCCAAGCCCGGGACGCGGGGGCGCCCCCGAGGACCGCAAACGTGACCGTGCACGTGTTCGTGGTGGACGTGAACGACAACGCGCCCTGGATTGTACACCCCGCCTTTGCCAAGGAGAAAGGGCTGCAGCTAACGGTGCCCCCCTCTGCTGGGCCGGGGTACCTCATAAATAAACTTGTGGGGGTGGACGCGGACAGCGGGCACAATGCCTGGTTGTTTTACTCCATCACCCCCGGCCCGCATGCTGGCATGTTCCGAATCGGGGCGCACACCGGGGACCTCCGCACAGCCCGGAAGTGGGCCGAGGAGGACGAGGGCTCCACCTACGACATAGTGGTCATCGTCCAGGACAATGGCGAGCCCCCTAAATCCAGCTGGGTGAACATCACAGTGACGGTGGAGGAGAGCGGCGCCGCCAACGACGCTCCGGCAAGACCCCACCACACCCCCTTCTCCCCCCACACCGGGATGTCAGACATCACCTTGTACCTCATCGTCTCCCTCGCCTGCGTGTCGGGCGTGGCTTTTATCACCTTCGCCGTCCTCATGGTGCGCTGCTTGAGGCACCGCGACCCGTTGGCGGGCGACTCAGACTGCTGCTACTGTTGCTACGGCAACCAGCGCTCCGGCCGCTACCACCAGAGGCCCGGCAAGGACCTGCACCTGCAGCTCAACACGGACGGGCCCATACGTTACATGGAGGTGGTGGGGGGGCCCCAGGACGCGCACACGCGCACTTATAGACCCTGCTACTCCACCATATCCAGCAGGAGTGACTTTGTGTTCATGAAGACGCCCATGCTGAGTCACAACAACACCCTCAACACCACCCTCAGCAGGAAGCACCTTATGACCGAGGTGAGGATGATGATTGGGAATGGTTAGcggggtcacaacattaggtacaccaaagAAAGCTGCCTTTTCAAGAAGGAAATGCTCACTGAGGCGTTGATTCcacaatatttaaatatatacagtacatcaggggtcaccaacgcggtgcccgcgggcaccaggtagcccgtaaggaccagatgagtagcccgccggcctgttctaaaaatagctcaaatagcagcacttaccagtgagctgcctctatttttaaaattgtatttatttactagcaatctggtctcgctttgcccgacatttttaattctaagagagacaaaactcaaatagaatttgaaaatccaagaaaatattttaaagacttggtcttcacttgtttaaataaattcattaattgttttttactttaaatttgTCTTGCTTttagaaagacaaatttagagaaaaaatacaaccttaaaaatgattttaggatttttaaacacatatacctttttatcttttaaattccttcctcttctttcctgacaatttatatcaatgttcaagtaaatgtattttttttattgtaaagaataataaataaattgtaatttaattcttcattttagcttctgtttttttgacgaagaatatttgtggaatatttcttcaaacttattatgattaaaattcaaaaaaaatattctggtaaatctagaaaatctgtagaatcaaatttaaatcttatttcaaagtcttttgaatttcttttaaaatttttgttctggaaaatctagaagaaataatgatttgtctttgttagaaatatagcttggaccaatttgttatatattctaacaaagtgcagattggattttaacctatttaaaatatgtcgtcaaaattcaaaaattaatcttaatcaggaaaaattactaatgatgttccataaattctttttttaattttttcaaaaagattcaaattagctagtttttctcttctttctttcggttgaattttgaattttaaagagtcgaaattgatgataaactatgtttcaaaatttaattgtcatttttttcgtgttttctcctcttttaaaccgttcaattagttactaattgaacggtttaaaagaggagaaaactcgAAAAAAATTATTAGtaacccttcgcattaatcagtacccaagaagtagctcttggtttcaaaaaggttggtgacccctggtgtagccaCTCCCCTATAGCCAATTATAACCACCTCCATTTCAGCAAATAAACGGCATTTCTTAATATCTAAAATGTCATTATCATGTACATTATCATTATTTTGGGAACGATTAGcggggtcacaacattaggtacaccaaagAAAGCTGCCTTTTCAAGAAAGAAATGCTCACTGAGGCGTTGATTCCACAATATGTTCATTttaattatatacagtacaggccaaaagtgtggacacaccttctcattttaatgtgttttctttattttcatgactatttacattgtagattgtcactgaaggcatcgaaactaagacacctgtgaagtgaaaaccatttcaggtgactacctcttgaagctcatggagagaatgccaagagtgtgcaaagcagtaatcagagcaaagggtggctattttgaagaaactagaatataaaacatgttttcagttatttcaccttttttttgttaagtacataactccacatgtgttcattcatagttgtgatgccttcagtgacaatctacaaagtaaatagtcatgaaaatagactaattgaaatgagaaggtgtgtccaaacttttggcctgtactgtatgtatttgtgtatattatattaaataaatagggAAGTGCCAATCCGTGAAAAAATATGTTATTGCCAATTTCGATCACAAACGCCCGATGGCTAacagtgtatttattttagtcccACTGTTGACAAGTGGCTAGCAGCTATGTGTCTCCACACAGTGTGTAGCCACTCCCCTATAGCCAATTATAATCATCAGCAAATAAACGGCATTTCTTAATATCTTTAATGTCATTATCATgtacattatcactgcaggacgaggcttAACATGTTAAGACAGGAGCGGGCATGCTAATggctaagctaaccgctaagctagcttcAAACAACAGCAAGAAAGAAGTGTTTAGAAAAGGTTAAGAGGTGTAGTGTACAGTTATTAACATGAAATTAATAAGCAGATGAATATAAGTCTAGAATAATATAACAACTGTGTGTACAGTCAGTACAGGACACGTAGGAGGCCGgagtcgataccaagggtagtagtatcagtatatgatcggtACTAGGGGTCAATATTTTTGTTTATGCTTACAAATTCAGGAAGTGATTTATTGGAcccaggagaactttgagggcaaaaaccaaaggatttaaataagTAGTATTGATAGTTTTTgctttagtttttatttatttgtacatgTTGGTCCTTATTTATGTATAGTTTTGCTCAAACTATTGTATGTCATCAAATAGGATAAGGAACTATTTAAAATaatgtgttgctggcattaaactgtcaatagcactcaccataaatacatttaaataaatgtacAGTTAACACATGTGATCAATATCAGAACTGGCAGCATCCCTAGAAATAGTCAATCATCTTCAACTACAACATCAATACAAAACATTTCATCCAAATCTGAGCATTATTATCTTGCAGATGCGGCTGTAAATGGTGCAGGTCTATCTAACAAAGTGGCCATCTTGTTAGTGCCTGTGCAAGACGTATAAACGTCCCTTTAGTTGTGCCGACTTGTCCCACGAGACGGTTTTTGCTGCGTTTTTAATACGGCAACTAGCCAACGGAAATGGAAGAACCACGTGTGCTTCCAGCAGACGGAGGTTAGAGGAAGTGCTTGCTTTGAGGCTGCAGAGGAAGAGCACTGCAGAGATGGCATCTGAAGGGCAGGAAGACGGAAAGAAAATAGCATAAGgagtaaagaaaaaaaagtgtggtCGAAGAGGAAGTCACGGGGTCATTGGCGCGACCCCTCACTTCCTGTTGTCCACTGATGGTTAATTAGGTGAAGGTTCGGTGTCAAATGTATTAAAAGCTACTTCctataaagcagacctgggcaaattaaggccacatgtggcccgttaagcgaAGGTTAAGACtttcccccacattttttttttagatctttaagatggaaagtgtagctgccattatgatgtgcagtaaaGTTTCcaaattaccataagtcttgaactatacaaagtaagggtgtaacggtacacaaaaattccggttcggtccgtacctcggtttagaggtcacggttcggttcattttcggtacagtaagaaaacaacaaaataaacatttttgggttatttatttaccatccatccatccatccatcttcctccgcttatccgaggtcgggtcgcgggggcagcagcctaaggcaaggcaaggcaactttatttgtatagcgcttttcatacacaaggcagactcaaagtgcttcacagacaacaaagtgaaatgaaagaaaataaaagcaacattaaaatgcagacaataaaaataaaaacagtgcagacgttaaaagttaaaagattaaaagatttagctgaaagctaaggtgaacataaaagtcttcagtctagttttaaaagtagtcagagttggggagagtctgacatcttcaggaagtttattccagctatttgttgcatagtgactgaatgatgatctcccttgatttgactttactcttggaaccgctaacagattgctctcagaagatcttagtgatctagagggcttatatagtgggagcatatcagtgatatacttgggccctagaccatgtagtgatttatatgtgagcaggaggattttgaaatctattctctgatgtacagggagccaatgtaaggatttaagaattgctgtaatgtgctcacattttttggtctttgttagaactctagcagcagcgttctgaacaagctatagctgcctgacagtttatttgggaagacctgcaaggagaccattacaatagtctagcctactggtaataaaggcatgtacaagtttttcaaagtcttgagctgacatgagccctctaagtcttgttacatttttgaggtgatagtaggccgattttgttactgatttgatgtgactgtcgaaatgtaaatcagaatctaaaataaccccaagatttctggctttatttgaggttttcagggacagtgattgaaggtgttggacgactttaaacctttcttttttagcaccaaaaacaatgatctcagttttatcttcatttagttgtaggaaatgttggcacatccagtgtttgactaagcagggaagcccagacttccctctccccagccacttcgtccagctcttcccgggggatcccgaggtgttcccaggccagccgggagacatagtcttcccaacatgtcttgGGCCTTCCCTTTGGCCTCCTAccgatcggacgtgccctaaacacctccctagggaggcgttcgggtgacatcctgaccagatgcccgaaccacctcatctggctcctctccatgtggaggagcagcagctttactttgagctcctcccggatgacagagcttctcaccctatctctaagggagagacccaaactcatttgggccgcttgtacccgtgatcttgtcctttcggtcataacccaaagttcatgaccataggtgaggatgggaacgtagatcgaccggtaaattgagagctttgccttccggcccagctccttcttcaccacaacggatcgatacagcgtccgcattactgaagacgccgcaccgatccgcctgtcgatctcaccatccactcttccctcactcgtgaacaagactcccaggtacttgaactcctccacttggggcagggtctcctccgcaacccggagatggcactccacccttttccgggcgagaaccatagactcggacttggaggtgctgattctcatcccagtcgcttcacactcggctgcgaaccgatgcagtgagagctgaagatcctggccagatgaagccatcaggaccacatcatctgcaaaaaagcagagacctaatccttataatatttatttaccaaatttgcaaaatcttccaccaaaaaatatttttcttagtggaatatttgatgtgaagtaatgggaaccttggataggtcaataattcataataacattgattctgattcaatattatgttttgagcaatgacagtttgaaagaaaaaaaacacagttttgttttactagtcaacattgcaactttttctcaattacatttaacctttaagcttttttatttcacttatgtttttgtttattttaatagtatttttagaatgtgccgtgggcctttaaaacattagctgtgggccgcaaatggcctccggggcacacttttgacacccctgctatagataataaataattaaatctatggataaaaagcagagcctggcgacgcattcgtgtttatcataactctctctctctgtctctctgtctctgcccctccctcaccaatgctgcctGCGCACACCTccaaaatttgttttgtttttaaccccttcttaaccctgaacgtacactaccgttcaaaagtttggggtcacattaaaatgtccttatttttcaatgaagataactttaaactagtcttaacttgaaagaaatacattctatacattgctaatgtggtaaatgactattctagctgcaaa carries:
- the LOC133648204 gene encoding protocadherin gamma-C5-like isoform X7; the protein is MESRQRRSHLSRLCVLAACLSCACAQLSYSVSEELSPGSIVGNIAADLGLSAQGIVRRGLRVVSDSGTDYFEVRPSSGDLVIKRRIDREQMCELSASCSLHLQILLSDPLESQSVAVDIVDVNDNAPRFSTSSVSLEVSEAAAQGTRFRLESAHDPDVGANSLRTYHLAANDFFILNVEAKSDGSKFPELVVDKPLDREAQASFELLLTAVDGGQPEKSGSTLLIIKVLDVNDNAPIFDEPVKKVSLLENVALGTLVTKLNATDTDSGRNGEISFMFSKYTPERVLKLFTVDAKSGEIRVDGEVDYEKAAAYHITVQARDGGAPAMEGSCNVVIDITDVNDNAPEVTLTSLTSPIREDSAPETVIALISARDLDSGKNGEVSLTIPPGLPFKLNSAFAMHYSLTTAAALDRETASEYTVVIKATDGGSPPLASQTTFVVKLSDVNDNAPTFSQSSYSVDIPENNAPSSPFTSVSATDPDLGDNARITYSILPGMVQGSPISSYVYINAESGHIYSMRSLDHEQLKAFRIEVQARDAGAPPRTANVTVHVFVVDVNDNAPWIVHPAFAKEKGLQLTVPPSAGPGYLINKLVGVDADSGHNAWLFYSITPGPHAGMFRIGAHTGDLRTARKWAEEDEGSTYDIVVIVQDNGEPPKSSWVNITVTVEESGAANDAPARPHHTPFSPHTGMSDITLYLIVSLACVSGVAFITFAVLMVRCLRHRDPLAGDSDCCYCCYGNQRSGRYHQRPGKDLHLQLNTDGPIRYMEVVGGPQDAHTRTYRPCYSTISSRSDFVFMKTPMLSHNNTLNTTLSRKHLMTEQKPPNNDWRFNQGQRPGPSGAAGGPEVAMGTGPWPQPPTEAEQLQALMAAANVGEATGTLGPGTMGLTTRYSPQFTLQHVPDYRQNVYIPGSTATLTSNPQQQQQQQQQQQQQQQQAMAQQAGQQALPPPQPEPPKAAQTPASKKKSTKKEKK
- the LOC133648204 gene encoding protocadherin gamma-C5-like isoform X2; protein product: MESRQRRSHLSRLCVLAACLSCACAQLSYSVSEELSPGSIVGNIAADLGLSAQGIVRRGLRVVSDSGTDYFEVRPSSGDLVIKRRIDREQMCELSASCSLHLQILLSDPLESQSVAVDIVDVNDNAPRFSTSSVSLEVSEAAAQGTRFRLESAHDPDVGANSLRTYHLAANDFFILNVEAKSDGSKFPELVVDKPLDREAQASFELLLTAVDGGQPEKSGSTLLIIKVLDVNDNAPIFDEPVKKVSLLENVALGTLVTKLNATDTDSGRNGEISFMFSKYTPERVLKLFTVDAKSGEIRVDGEVDYEKAAAYHITVQARDGGAPAMEGSCNVVIDITDVNDNAPEVTLTSLTSPIREDSAPETVIALISARDLDSGKNGEVSLTIPPGLPFKLNSAFAMHYSLTTAAALDRETASEYTVVIKATDGGSPPLASQTTFVVKLSDVNDNAPTFSQSSYSVDIPENNAPSSPFTSVSATDPDLGDNARITYSILPGMVQGSPISSYVYINAESGHIYSMRSLDHEQLKAFRIEVQARDAGAPPRTANVTVHVFVVDVNDNAPWIVHPAFAKEKGLQLTVPPSAGPGYLINKLVGVDADSGHNAWLFYSITPGPHAGMFRIGAHTGDLRTARKWAEEDEGSTYDIVVIVQDNGEPPKSSWVNITVTVEESGAANDAPARPHHTPFSPHTGMSDITLYLIVSLACVSGVAFITFAVLMVRCLRHRDPLAGDSDCCYCCYGNQRSGRYHQRPGKDLHLQLNTDGPIRYMEVVGGPQDAHTRTYRPCYSTISSRSDFVFMKTPMLSHNNTLNTTLSRKHLMTEQKPPNNDWRFNQGQRPGPSGPHMPYGTHIRWTPKSGTRAAGGPEVAMGTGPWPQPPTEAEQLQALMAAANVGEATGTLGPGTMGLTTRYSPQFTLQHVPDYRQNVYIPGSTATLTSNPQQQQQQQQQQQQQQQQAMAQQAGQQALPPPQPEPPKAAQTPASKKKSTKKEKK